The Ursus arctos isolate Adak ecotype North America unplaced genomic scaffold, UrsArc2.0 scaffold_18, whole genome shotgun sequence genomic sequence CCGAGGGCCACCCTGGCGGCTTTCCGTCCAGCCCTGGGCCGCCCTTCGACAGCTACTACGCCAGGCCCTTCCCGCCCGAGGAGCCCCCTGTGCCCAGTCCAAGGCGCGGCAGCGTCTACTATGCTGGGGAAGTGCGCACCTTCCCAGTCCAGGAACCGCCCTCCCGTTCCTACTACGCGGAGGCCGCTCGAGCCTACGGACCGCCCTGCGGCCCCCGCTATTCTCCCGAGGAACCCCGGGCTCACCCCCCTCTCCGCCCCTTTTACACAGAGGACTTCGGACGGTACCGCGATCGCGATGCCCTGGCTCGGACTTACCCACACCCACGCGGCAGCCCCGCCTGGGGTGACTGGGGCCTGCGGCCTTACCGCACCCTGCAGGTGGTGCCTCCCCCGGACCCTGGCCCACTGCTGGCCTCTTGGCACGGCGGCACCGGCACCAGCCCGCCTCGGCTGGCTACTGACAGCCGCCACTATTCTCGCTCCTGGGACAACATCCTGGCGCCTGGGCCGCGCCGGGAGGACCCCCTGGGCCGCGGCCGCAGTTACGAGAACCTGCTGGGGCGCGAGGCACGGGAGCCGCGGGGCACATCCCCCGAAGGCCGGCGGCCACCCGTCGTCGTGAACCTGTCCACCTCGCCCAGACGCTATGCTGCGCTGTCACTGTCAGAGACGTCGCTATCAGAGAAGGGCCGCATGGGCGAGGGCCTGGGCCGCAACTGGTATGTCACGCCTGAGATCACCATCACCGACAACGACCTGCGCGCGGCGGAGCGACcgactgccaggggctgggagctgcCCGGAGGGCGACCCCGGCGGTCTCCACCCTCCGCCCCTGAAGGCCCCACTGGTGGCCGCCAGCGCAGCCTCGAGCAACTGGACGAGCTCATCACCGACCTGGTCATCGACTCTCGGCCCGCGGCCGGCCAAGCCCCTGAGCCCGCGGCCGACGGCCTGGGACGCCAGCTTCGCCGCCTGCTGGACTCTCGGCCCGCGGGCCCCGGGGCACCCGCGCTGGCGCCGCGCTCGCCACCCGCGTCGGCCGGCAGCGCGGAGGAGCCCGCGGCCCCGGGGCAGGCGGCCGATGCGTCCCCGGAGCCCAGCGCCGACGAGGACGACCTGATGACGTGCTCCAACGCGCGCTGCCGGCGCACCGAGACCATGTTCAACGCCTGCCTCTACTTCAAGTCCTGCCACAGCTGCTACACCTACTACTGCTCCCGCCTGTGCCGCCGCGAAGACTGGGACTCGCACAAGGCGCGCTGCGTGTACGGCCGCGTGGGCAGCGTGTGCCGCCACGTGCTCCAGTTCTGCCGGGACAGCGGCCCTGTGCACCGCGCCTTCTCGCGCATCGCGCGTGTCGGCTTCTTGTCGCGCGGTCGTGGCGTGCTCTTCCTGGGCTTCCCGAGTCCGGGCTCTGCAGACAACTTCCTGCGCTTCGGCCTCgaggggctgctgctgtcgcccACCTACCTGTCTCTGCGCGAGCTGGCGACGCACGCGGCGCCCCTGGGCAGCTATGCGCGCGAGCTGGCGGCCGCCGGGCGCCTCTACGAGCCGGCCGAGTGCTTCTTGCTCAGTGTGTCGGTGGCCGTGGGCCCCGGCGCCACGCCCCCCGGTGCCTCCGCCAGGCCCGCGCCCGCGCCGCGCAGCCCCGGGCCCACAGTACGCAAGTTCGCCAAGGTGGCGCTGGCGGCCGGCAGCCCGGCGCGTCCGCCCCCGGCTCGGGGTCGCGAGCCCGACATGGAGACGCTGATCCTGACTCCGCCGCCCGGCACGGCGGGCCTGGACCAGGAGGGCGAAGCAGGCCGGCGCGCGCGCGAGGTGGCCTTCATTCACATCCAGCGCGAGCTGCGGCTGCGCGGCGTCTTCCTGCGCCACGAGTTCCCGCGCGTCTACGAACAGCTCTGCGAGTTCGTCGAGGCCAACCGGCGCTTCACACCCACCACCATCTACCCCACGGACCGGCGCACCGGCCGCCCTTTCATGTGCATGATCATGGCTGCCTCCGAGCCACGCGCGCTAGACTGGGTGGCCAGCGCCAACCTGCTGGACGACATCATGTGAGCCGCAGGGGTCGCACCCGGGCTCCGCCCAGCCCGCTCAGAGCCCGCCCACCCCCGACCCCGCCCAGTCCACATAGGGCCCACCCCCGAGCTGCACCCTGTCTACTTAGACACCGACGGCCCAGTCCACCCAAGGCCCACCCCGAGCCCCACACAGCCCTCCCAGGGCCCGCGCAGTCAACCTAGCGCCTGCCCCCGACCTCTGCCTGCCTACCCACACCTCGCCCAGGCCACCGGGAGCCCCGCCCAGCCCTTCAGGCCCGGCCGTGCTCCTCCCCCCAGTCTTCCACCAGTTCGCCACAAGCTCCGCCCAGACCCCTACCCTTTGGATTTCACAGGCCCcgcctttctctccccctccccctcccccagctagcCTGGGGCCTCCCGGGAGGCCGGTCCTCGGCTCCTTGGTGCTCCCCGCTGGGAGGCGGGGTGGGCCTGAGGACCGCTCGGCCCTGCCTTCAAGAGGACGGGTCACCACTGCAGACCCCAGCTCAAATACCCGGTCAGCCCATTTCCTGACGTCCACCAGGCTTCCCTGGAACCTCCCCAACCCTGGTTCGCCCTCTTCCAGGAGCCCGGGTTCACCAAAGCCTAGCCCCGTCCTTTAAAATGCCCCCACCCGTTTTCTGTGGTTCGGGGTGCGTACTGCTCAGAGGCCGTTCCTCTGTGGAGGTCACCCTGACTAGTCCCGGTGTGTTCGTGTCCCGAGCAGACAAGGCTGATGGGGCCGCTGGCTCAAGCCCCGGCTAGAGAGAGCACAGCTGGACCTCCAGCCCGCACATTGGCGGCACTGCCCGCCCTCCGGCCGCCCTGATATGGGCCCTGCAGGAGGGTCTGGTGCAAGCAGCAATGGAGGGGTACTTGGAGGTCTTCGGGCATGGCGCAAGACACCCAGACAGAGGAGGGGGGACctgggagggggaaagaggacGTGGGTGGGGACGCTGGCAGGATTCAGCCCAGAGCTGAATCCTGGCAGGCGTGAGTCGGGCGGTCTGCCCAACACCGACAGGAGGCCGTCAGGTGGATGCCAgggcagagtgggaggagggaagaagatgcATAGGATGGATGAATGGGAGGGGCCGTAGAGGCGGTTCAGAAGGGGTTCCTACCCGCTAACGTAGGCAGGACACAAAAGACTGGACGTTCCCAGTTGGGAGCGGGTGCCACAGCAAGCTAGTTGAGCGAGGCGGGGTCcactggaggggtgggggtgtgccCACGCAAACGGCCCCGCGCGCTTGCTCTGGCCTTGCCCTATGCTGTGGGCTAGAGACACGAGGCTGGCGGC encodes the following:
- the AJM1 gene encoding apical junction component 1 homolog, whose product is MTRTDPPDLLVSTVYQDIKVAAPGPASRRAPCERSVAPPAAPAPFNKRHCRSFDYLEALDGAAMEARTEPPPPEPAAPRARPRDGEPRRRARSKSAPRAPPGLAPAPASPPVLPRRGREAQRTARAEASPHREPAYPALRALANELHPIKLQPQRGGPGRMAPLCATTGRCAPPEPPAGPAPHVRCRLDIKPDDSVLQHTARGSRSYGPAETTPWARAAPQFHGLTVPGPRHMALSRTPTPSDTYCADPRALYCDGPLPAPRDCTERRNLPFTTPPGPTQFFYTEEPEGHPGGFPSSPGPPFDSYYARPFPPEEPPVPSPRRGSVYYAGEVRTFPVQEPPSRSYYAEAARAYGPPCGPRYSPEEPRAHPPLRPFYTEDFGRYRDRDALARTYPHPRGSPAWGDWGLRPYRTLQVVPPPDPGPLLASWHGGTGTSPPRLATDSRHYSRSWDNILAPGPRREDPLGRGRSYENLLGREAREPRGTSPEGRRPPVVVNLSTSPRRYAALSLSETSLSEKGRMGEGLGRNWYVTPEITITDNDLRAAERPTARGWELPGGRPRRSPPSAPEGPTGGRQRSLEQLDELITDLVIDSRPAAGQAPEPAADGLGRQLRRLLDSRPAGPGAPALAPRSPPASAGSAEEPAAPGQAADASPEPSADEDDLMTCSNARCRRTETMFNACLYFKSCHSCYTYYCSRLCRREDWDSHKARCVYGRVGSVCRHVLQFCRDSGPVHRAFSRIARVGFLSRGRGVLFLGFPSPGSADNFLRFGLEGLLLSPTYLSLRELATHAAPLGSYARELAAAGRLYEPAECFLLSVSVAVGPGATPPGASARPAPAPRSPGPTVRKFAKVALAAGSPARPPPARGREPDMETLILTPPPGTAGLDQEGEAGRRAREVAFIHIQRELRLRGVFLRHEFPRVYEQLCEFVEANRRFTPTTIYPTDRRTGRPFMCMIMAASEPRALDWVASANLLDDIM